A genomic segment from Triticum dicoccoides isolate Atlit2015 ecotype Zavitan chromosome 1A, WEW_v2.0, whole genome shotgun sequence encodes:
- the LOC119294410 gene encoding uncharacterized protein LOC119294410 isoform X1, whose translation MAAAAHCARATMRSTAFQCAAATGYRTVKLARCKRCVSSEQKGIRRLDGSIQHRGLVSPRPSFRTLACTGRPSNDMDERWAHICSSALSAKQGDMMGQVQDDCPPSNVELGSAYPGGLSEKEIERRRKISAANKGKAPWTKGRKLTQEHRQRIKQGTIEALRDPKVKKKMLGHRQLHRQSSKDKISAALRKVWERRMISVRSRQMILRIWSESIAEAAKEGDHGQDKLDWDSYDKIQSEMMSVFLWNKEKERVTKKLKRVVTKIVAKKLQAAAKMELLTKRTKKAKPEKLVLQKSDAQPRRVLASTRPKLKERLTKWHGRKKELEIVISARTRGGGGLRKPAVARRRAVERRAEVDLVTEPGAPPGRLKELHSPCKDGLPCGDT comes from the exons ATGGCTGCGGCCGCGCATTGTGCCAG GGCGACCATGCGTTCCACGGCCTTCCAGTGCGCTGCTGCTACCGGGTACCGAACAGTCAAGCTTGCGCGCTGCAAGCGCTGCGTGTCGTCGGAGCAGAAAGGAATTCGGCGCCTTGATGGGTCAATACAGCATCGAGGGCTTGTTTCGCCCCGGCCATCCTTCAGAACACTGGCTTGCACAGGACGACCGTCCAACGACATGGATGAACGATGGGCCCATATTTGTTCTTCTGCACTTTCAGCCAAGCAGGGCGATATGATGGGGCAAGTGCAAGACGATTGTCCACCATCAAATGTGGAGTTAGGCAGTGCCTATCCCGGTGGTTTGTCAGAGAAGGAAATCGAAAGAAGACGAAAGATTAGTGCTGCAAACAAGGGGAAGGCTCCCTGGACCAAAGGAAGGAAATTAACCCAAG AGCACAGGCAGCGCATCAAGCAGGGCACTATCGAGGCTCTGAGAGATCCCAAG GTTAAGAAGAAAATGCTAGGACACCGTCAGTTGCATAG ACAATCGAGCAAAGACAAAATAAGCGCCGCGCTGAGAAAGGTATGGGAGAGGAGAATGATTTCTGTCAGGTCAAGACAGATGATCCTTCGTATATGGTCAGAGAGTATCGCTGAGGCAGCGAAAGAAGGTGACCACGGGCAAGATAAGCTGGACTGGGACAGCTATGACAAGATACAGTCTGAGATGATGTCTGTGTTCCTTTGGAACAAAGAGAAAGAACGGGTAACCAAGAAGCTTAAAAGGGTGGTGACAAAAATTGTTGCCAAGAAGCTTCAAGCAGCAGCGAAAATGGAGCTACTGACTAAAAGAACAAAGAAGGCGAAACCTGAGAAGCTGGTGCTGCAAAAGTCAGATGCTCAGCCGAGACGGGTGTTGGCATCCACAAGACCGAAGCTTAAAGAGAGGCTGACCAAG TGGCACGGTCGCAAAAAGGAGCTCGAGATCGTGATAAGCGCACGGACAAGGGGTGGTGGAGGGCTGCGTAAGCCTGCGGTCGCGAGGCGAAGAGCGGTGGAGAGGCGAGCCGAGGTGGACCTGGTGACGGAGCCTGGGGCTCCCCCTGGCCGGCTGAAGGAGCTTCACTCGCCTTGCAAGGATGGGCTCCCCTGCGGTGACACCTGA
- the LOC119294410 gene encoding uncharacterized protein LOC119294410 isoform X2, which yields MRSTAFQCAAATGYRTVKLARCKRCVSSEQKGIRRLDGSIQHRGLVSPRPSFRTLACTGRPSNDMDERWAHICSSALSAKQGDMMGQVQDDCPPSNVELGSAYPGGLSEKEIERRRKISAANKGKAPWTKGRKLTQEHRQRIKQGTIEALRDPKVKKKMLGHRQLHRQSSKDKISAALRKVWERRMISVRSRQMILRIWSESIAEAAKEGDHGQDKLDWDSYDKIQSEMMSVFLWNKEKERVTKKLKRVVTKIVAKKLQAAAKMELLTKRTKKAKPEKLVLQKSDAQPRRVLASTRPKLKERLTKWHGRKKELEIVISARTRGGGGLRKPAVARRRAVERRAEVDLVTEPGAPPGRLKELHSPCKDGLPCGDT from the exons ATGCGTTCCACGGCCTTCCAGTGCGCTGCTGCTACCGGGTACCGAACAGTCAAGCTTGCGCGCTGCAAGCGCTGCGTGTCGTCGGAGCAGAAAGGAATTCGGCGCCTTGATGGGTCAATACAGCATCGAGGGCTTGTTTCGCCCCGGCCATCCTTCAGAACACTGGCTTGCACAGGACGACCGTCCAACGACATGGATGAACGATGGGCCCATATTTGTTCTTCTGCACTTTCAGCCAAGCAGGGCGATATGATGGGGCAAGTGCAAGACGATTGTCCACCATCAAATGTGGAGTTAGGCAGTGCCTATCCCGGTGGTTTGTCAGAGAAGGAAATCGAAAGAAGACGAAAGATTAGTGCTGCAAACAAGGGGAAGGCTCCCTGGACCAAAGGAAGGAAATTAACCCAAG AGCACAGGCAGCGCATCAAGCAGGGCACTATCGAGGCTCTGAGAGATCCCAAG GTTAAGAAGAAAATGCTAGGACACCGTCAGTTGCATAG ACAATCGAGCAAAGACAAAATAAGCGCCGCGCTGAGAAAGGTATGGGAGAGGAGAATGATTTCTGTCAGGTCAAGACAGATGATCCTTCGTATATGGTCAGAGAGTATCGCTGAGGCAGCGAAAGAAGGTGACCACGGGCAAGATAAGCTGGACTGGGACAGCTATGACAAGATACAGTCTGAGATGATGTCTGTGTTCCTTTGGAACAAAGAGAAAGAACGGGTAACCAAGAAGCTTAAAAGGGTGGTGACAAAAATTGTTGCCAAGAAGCTTCAAGCAGCAGCGAAAATGGAGCTACTGACTAAAAGAACAAAGAAGGCGAAACCTGAGAAGCTGGTGCTGCAAAAGTCAGATGCTCAGCCGAGACGGGTGTTGGCATCCACAAGACCGAAGCTTAAAGAGAGGCTGACCAAG TGGCACGGTCGCAAAAAGGAGCTCGAGATCGTGATAAGCGCACGGACAAGGGGTGGTGGAGGGCTGCGTAAGCCTGCGGTCGCGAGGCGAAGAGCGGTGGAGAGGCGAGCCGAGGTGGACCTGGTGACGGAGCCTGGGGCTCCCCCTGGCCGGCTGAAGGAGCTTCACTCGCCTTGCAAGGATGGGCTCCCCTGCGGTGACACCTGA
- the LOC119294410 gene encoding uncharacterized protein LOC119294410 isoform X3 — protein sequence MAAAAHCARATMRSTAFQCAAATGYRTVKLARCKRCVSSEQKGIRRLDGSIQHRGLVSPRPSFRTLACTGRPSNDMDERWAHICSSALSAKQGDMMGQVQDDCPPSNVELGSAYPGGLSEKEIERRRKISAANKGKAPWTKGRKLTQEHRQRIKQGTIEALRDPKVKKKMLGHRQLHRQSSKDKISAALRKVWERRMISVRSRQMILRIWSESIAEAAKEGDHGQDKLDWDSYDKIQSEMMSVFLWNKEKERVTKKLKRVVTKIVAKKLQAAAKMELLTKRTKKAKPEKLVLQKSDAQPRRVLASTRPKLKERLTKYSPLTEMVGDII from the exons ATGGCTGCGGCCGCGCATTGTGCCAG GGCGACCATGCGTTCCACGGCCTTCCAGTGCGCTGCTGCTACCGGGTACCGAACAGTCAAGCTTGCGCGCTGCAAGCGCTGCGTGTCGTCGGAGCAGAAAGGAATTCGGCGCCTTGATGGGTCAATACAGCATCGAGGGCTTGTTTCGCCCCGGCCATCCTTCAGAACACTGGCTTGCACAGGACGACCGTCCAACGACATGGATGAACGATGGGCCCATATTTGTTCTTCTGCACTTTCAGCCAAGCAGGGCGATATGATGGGGCAAGTGCAAGACGATTGTCCACCATCAAATGTGGAGTTAGGCAGTGCCTATCCCGGTGGTTTGTCAGAGAAGGAAATCGAAAGAAGACGAAAGATTAGTGCTGCAAACAAGGGGAAGGCTCCCTGGACCAAAGGAAGGAAATTAACCCAAG AGCACAGGCAGCGCATCAAGCAGGGCACTATCGAGGCTCTGAGAGATCCCAAG GTTAAGAAGAAAATGCTAGGACACCGTCAGTTGCATAG ACAATCGAGCAAAGACAAAATAAGCGCCGCGCTGAGAAAGGTATGGGAGAGGAGAATGATTTCTGTCAGGTCAAGACAGATGATCCTTCGTATATGGTCAGAGAGTATCGCTGAGGCAGCGAAAGAAGGTGACCACGGGCAAGATAAGCTGGACTGGGACAGCTATGACAAGATACAGTCTGAGATGATGTCTGTGTTCCTTTGGAACAAAGAGAAAGAACGGGTAACCAAGAAGCTTAAAAGGGTGGTGACAAAAATTGTTGCCAAGAAGCTTCAAGCAGCAGCGAAAATGGAGCTACTGACTAAAAGAACAAAGAAGGCGAAACCTGAGAAGCTGGTGCTGCAAAAGTCAGATGCTCAGCCGAGACGGGTGTTGGCATCCACAAGACCGAAGCTTAAAGAGAGGCTGACCAAG TACTCCCCGCTTACAGAGATGGTTGGTGACATAATCTGA